In the genome of Pseudomonas sp. HS6, one region contains:
- the radC gene encoding DNA repair protein RadC: MSIRDWPAAERPREKLLEQGAGSLSDAELLAIFLRTGVSGKSAVDVARHLLGQFGSLRALLEADLAAFSEQLGLGPAKFAQLQAVLEMGRRHLAERMRQKTALENPQVVRDYLKAMLRHEPHEVFGCLFLDSKHQVLTFEALFRGSIDNTAVHPREVVKRSLANNAAAVILCHNHPSGNSDPSQADRLLTKRLQKALELIDVRVLDHFIVGDGEPLSMAECGWM, translated from the coding sequence ATGAGTATTCGCGATTGGCCGGCGGCGGAAAGGCCGCGGGAGAAGCTGTTGGAACAGGGCGCGGGAAGTCTTTCCGATGCCGAATTGCTGGCGATTTTTCTACGCACCGGTGTATCCGGCAAAAGTGCGGTGGATGTAGCGAGGCATCTTTTGGGTCAGTTCGGCAGCTTGCGTGCTTTGCTTGAGGCCGATCTCGCAGCGTTCAGTGAGCAATTGGGCCTGGGCCCGGCGAAGTTCGCCCAGTTGCAAGCCGTGCTGGAAATGGGCCGGCGACACTTGGCCGAGCGCATGCGCCAAAAAACGGCGCTTGAAAACCCCCAGGTCGTCCGTGATTACCTCAAAGCCATGCTGCGTCATGAGCCGCATGAAGTATTTGGCTGCCTGTTTCTGGACTCCAAACATCAGGTGCTGACTTTCGAGGCGCTGTTTCGCGGCTCGATCGACAATACCGCCGTGCATCCCCGGGAAGTGGTGAAACGTTCCTTGGCCAACAACGCGGCAGCAGTGATCCTGTGCCACAACCATCCGTCGGGAAACAGCGATCCCAGTCAGGCTGATCGTTTGCTGACCAAGCGTTTGCAGAAGGCTTTGGAGCTGATCGATGTGCGGGTGCTCGACCACTTCATCGTCGGAGACGGCGAGCCGTTGTCGATGGCGGAGTGTGGCTGGATGTAG
- the argB gene encoding acetylglutamate kinase, which yields MTLEREAAAHTAQVLSEALPYIRRYVGKTLVIKYGGNAMESEELKTGFARDIVLMKAVGINPVVVHGGGPQIGDLLKRLSIESHFVDGMRVTDAATMDVVEMVLGGQVNKSIVNLINRHGGSAIGLTGKDAGLIRAKKLTVTRQTPEMTQPEIIDIGQVGEVVGINTELLNLLVKGNFIPVIAPIGVGENGESYNINADLVAGKVAEALKAEKLMLLTNIAGLMDKSGTVLTGLSTQQVDDLIADGTIYGGMLPKIRCALEAVQGGVGSSLIIDGRVPNAILLEIFTDTGVGTLISNRKRP from the coding sequence ATGACCCTCGAACGCGAAGCCGCCGCCCACACCGCCCAGGTCCTGTCCGAAGCGCTGCCTTACATCCGACGTTATGTCGGCAAGACCCTGGTGATCAAATACGGCGGCAACGCGATGGAAAGCGAGGAGCTGAAAACCGGCTTCGCCCGCGACATCGTCTTGATGAAAGCCGTGGGCATCAACCCGGTCGTGGTTCACGGCGGCGGCCCGCAGATCGGTGATCTGCTCAAGCGCCTGTCGATCGAAAGCCACTTCGTCGACGGCATGCGCGTGACCGACGCGGCGACCATGGACGTGGTGGAAATGGTCCTCGGCGGCCAGGTCAACAAAAGCATCGTCAACCTGATCAACCGTCACGGCGGCAGCGCCATCGGCCTGACCGGTAAAGACGCGGGGCTGATTCGTGCGAAAAAGCTCACCGTCACCCGCCAGACCCCGGAGATGACCCAACCGGAAATCATCGACATCGGTCAGGTGGGCGAAGTGGTCGGGATCAACACCGAACTGCTGAACCTGCTGGTCAAAGGCAACTTCATCCCGGTGATCGCGCCGATCGGCGTGGGTGAGAACGGCGAGTCGTACAACATCAACGCTGACCTGGTGGCCGGTAAAGTCGCCGAAGCGCTGAAAGCCGAGAAGCTGATGCTGCTGACCAACATCGCCGGCCTGATGGACAAGTCGGGCACCGTGCTGACCGGCCTGAGCACCCAGCAGGTCGATGATCTGATCGCCGACGGCACCATCTACGGCGGCATGCTGCCGAAGATCCGCTGCGCATTGGAAGCGGTTCAGGGCGGCGTGGGCAGCTCGCTGATCATCGACGGCCGCGTACCGAACGCAATCCTGCTGGAAATCTTCACCGACACCGGTGTGGGCACGCTGATCAGCAATCGCAAGCGTCCGTAA
- the coaBC gene encoding bifunctional phosphopantothenoylcysteine decarboxylase/phosphopantothenate--cysteine ligase CoaBC has protein sequence MQRLYRKRIVLGVGGGIAAYKSADLVRRLIDQGAEVRVVMTRGGSEFITPLTMQALSGHPVHLDLLDPAAEAAMGHIELAKWADLVLIAPATADLLARLAQGIANDLLTTLVLATDAIVAVAPAMNQAMWRDPATQANLQLLESRGLKTFGPASGSQACGDVGMGRMMEATDLAQLAADCFQRQALTGKHVVITAGPTQENIDPVRYITNHSSGKMGFALAEAAVEAGARVTLISGPVHLPTPDRVTRIDVVSARDMLAACEAAIPCDIFIASAAVADYRPEVVAPQKLKKDPTSGDGFVLQMVRNPDILATIATRPDRPFSVGFAAETEHLLDYAARKLKDKNLDLIVANDVANPSIGFNSEENACSVIDRALHATVFAQTSKSKIARQLVTFIAERLNQV, from the coding sequence ATGCAGCGGCTGTATCGGAAACGCATCGTTCTGGGCGTCGGCGGCGGCATTGCTGCCTACAAGAGCGCCGACCTTGTGCGCCGCCTGATCGACCAGGGCGCCGAAGTGCGCGTGGTCATGACCCGGGGCGGCAGCGAATTCATCACCCCGCTGACCATGCAGGCCCTGTCCGGCCACCCGGTTCACCTGGATTTGCTCGACCCGGCCGCCGAAGCGGCGATGGGCCACATCGAACTGGCCAAATGGGCCGATCTGGTGCTGATCGCCCCGGCCACCGCCGACCTGCTGGCCCGTCTAGCCCAAGGCATCGCCAACGACCTGCTGACCACGCTGGTGCTGGCCACCGACGCCATCGTCGCTGTCGCCCCAGCCATGAACCAGGCCATGTGGCGCGACCCGGCGACCCAGGCCAACCTGCAACTCCTTGAAAGCCGTGGCCTGAAGACCTTCGGCCCGGCCTCCGGCAGCCAGGCCTGCGGCGACGTCGGCATGGGCCGCATGATGGAAGCCACCGACCTGGCCCAGCTCGCGGCGGACTGCTTCCAGCGTCAGGCACTGACCGGCAAGCACGTGGTGATTACCGCCGGCCCGACCCAGGAAAACATCGACCCGGTGCGCTACATCACCAACCACAGCTCCGGCAAAATGGGCTTCGCCCTGGCTGAAGCGGCAGTGGAAGCCGGCGCCCGCGTGACCCTGATCAGCGGCCCGGTGCACCTGCCGACGCCGGATCGTGTCACCCGCATCGACGTGGTCAGCGCCCGCGACATGCTCGCCGCGTGCGAAGCCGCGATCCCTTGCGACATTTTCATCGCCTCGGCAGCGGTTGCGGACTACCGTCCGGAAGTCGTCGCCCCGCAAAAATTGAAGAAAGACCCTACGAGCGGCGACGGCTTCGTCCTGCAAATGGTGCGCAACCCGGACATCCTGGCCACCATCGCGACCCGTCCCGACCGTCCGTTCAGTGTCGGCTTCGCCGCCGAGACCGAACACCTGCTCGACTACGCTGCACGCAAGCTGAAGGACAAGAATCTCGATCTGATCGTCGCCAACGACGTCGCCAACCCGAGCATCGGTTTCAACAGCGAAGAAAACGCCTGCAGCGTCATCGACCGTGCGCTGCACGCCACGGTTTTCGCCCAGACCAGCAAGAGCAAGATCGCTCGCCAACTGGTCACTTTTATCGCCGAACGTCTGAACCAGGTTTAA
- the pyrE gene encoding orotate phosphoribosyltransferase, with product MQAYQRDFIRFAIDRGVLRFGEFTLKSGRTSPYFFNAGLFNSGSALAQLGRFYAAAIAESGIPFDVLFGPAYKGIPLAATTAVALAEHHNRDLPWCFNRKEAKAHGEGGSLVGAPLTGDVLIIDDVITAGTAIREVMQIIASQDGAKAAGVLIALNRQERGNGELSAIQEVERDFGIPVISIVSLNQVLEFLADDPQLKQHLPAVEAYRAQFGV from the coding sequence ATGCAAGCGTATCAGCGCGATTTCATTCGTTTTGCCATCGATCGCGGCGTTTTGCGCTTCGGTGAGTTCACCCTGAAGTCCGGGCGCACCAGTCCTTACTTCTTCAATGCCGGCCTGTTCAACTCGGGTTCCGCGCTGGCGCAGCTGGGTCGTTTCTACGCCGCAGCCATCGCCGAGAGCGGTATTCCGTTCGACGTGCTGTTCGGCCCGGCCTACAAAGGCATCCCGCTGGCGGCAACCACCGCCGTGGCGTTGGCCGAGCACCATAACCGTGACCTGCCTTGGTGCTTCAACCGCAAGGAAGCCAAGGCCCACGGCGAGGGTGGCAGCCTGGTCGGCGCACCGCTGACCGGCGACGTGCTGATCATCGACGACGTGATCACCGCCGGCACCGCGATCCGTGAAGTGATGCAGATCATCGCTTCCCAGGACGGCGCCAAGGCCGCTGGCGTGCTGATCGCCCTGAACCGTCAGGAGCGCGGCAACGGCGAGCTGTCGGCGATTCAGGAAGTCGAACGTGATTTCGGCATCCCGGTCATCAGCATCGTGTCGCTGAACCAGGTGCTGGAATTCCTGGCTGACGACCCGCAGCTCAAGCAGCACCTGCCAGCCGTTGAAGCCTATCGCGCCCAGTTCGGCGTCTGA
- the dut gene encoding dUTP diphosphatase — protein sequence MHALQAKILDPRIGTEFPLPQYATPGSAGLDLRAMLQEDIVIKPGETVLIPTGLSVYIGDPNLAALILPRSGMGHKHGIVLGNLVGLIDSDYQGPLMVSCWNRGQSEFTMPVGERLAQLVLVPVVQAHFEMVEEFVETERGAGGFGHSGTK from the coding sequence ATGCACGCTTTGCAAGCCAAGATCCTCGACCCACGCATCGGCACCGAATTTCCGCTGCCGCAATACGCCACACCGGGCTCCGCCGGCCTCGACCTGCGCGCCATGCTGCAAGAGGACATCGTGATCAAACCGGGTGAAACCGTGCTGATCCCTACCGGTCTGTCGGTGTACATCGGCGACCCGAACCTCGCCGCGCTGATCCTGCCGCGCTCGGGCATGGGTCATAAGCACGGCATCGTGCTGGGCAATCTGGTCGGTCTGATCGACTCCGATTACCAGGGGCCGCTGATGGTCTCCTGCTGGAACCGTGGCCAGAGCGAATTCACCATGCCGGTCGGCGAGCGTCTGGCGCAACTGGTGCTGGTACCGGTGGTACAGGCGCATTTCGAAATGGTTGAAGAGTTCGTCGAAACCGAGCGCGGCGCCGGCGGCTTCGGTCATTCCGGCACCAAGTGA